In the genome of Leptospira noumeaensis, one region contains:
- a CDS encoding LA_3751/LA_3752 family putative glycosyltransferase, which produces MGFPKRFCIYFLIILIPFFYRWKWNDHSVFISSDPEIKYYQVLNSLAGGSAEECYFPAKELGFEVSMIPFGYPWAFFLKNGNCVFQYPVLFTWIQKLILLVVSIKWITYIPILFFLLNFFLLDRILNQYEKRGNFVLLSVLFIQCLTPIFLSSLDYSELTLTNFFLLAAILSFLEFQDKSEFRYGLLLAVAIVFNFQLRPESSIALILFLGISFLISENKVSLFKRLIPYILLCMGLQILFFLWNHDVYGHFLGMRGLNTVTDMESGNLQRDLGREWIADLWGNEFKIGIFKGYPILILATLSLWWERKSPIFPFLISGTIFILLLPIISPYRAGVDIFGMRYFESGVYLLMVGTFLSFGKRQFKIPVYLLFLPLVYFSYKSDTRAIKQWSSSAKLYHQVMEQIDNLKPDLIVQRGLSISYLVGYSYVKYPQLAVYSNEDWLKVENQLQNKDNRILYLEWEGNQLVNAEFPTAIWKEKFDINFKLKPVKYKIQSEFTLAHFKGFLLEKK; this is translated from the coding sequence ATGGGTTTTCCCAAAAGATTTTGTATTTATTTTCTTATTATCCTGATTCCATTTTTTTATCGATGGAAATGGAACGATCATTCTGTTTTTATCTCTAGCGATCCTGAAATCAAATACTACCAAGTATTAAATAGTCTAGCAGGTGGTTCCGCAGAGGAGTGTTATTTCCCTGCAAAGGAACTAGGATTTGAAGTATCAATGATTCCATTCGGATATCCTTGGGCTTTCTTTCTAAAAAATGGGAATTGTGTTTTTCAATATCCAGTTTTGTTTACTTGGATTCAGAAGTTAATTTTACTCGTTGTCTCAATTAAATGGATCACTTATATTCCGATACTTTTCTTTTTGTTAAATTTTTTTCTGTTGGATCGAATCTTAAATCAATATGAGAAAAGGGGGAATTTCGTTCTTCTTTCTGTTCTATTCATTCAATGTTTAACACCAATATTTCTTTCTTCGTTGGATTATTCTGAACTCACGTTAACGAATTTTTTCCTTTTAGCAGCCATTCTTTCTTTTCTTGAATTTCAGGATAAAAGTGAATTTCGATATGGTTTGCTTTTGGCTGTTGCCATTGTTTTTAATTTTCAACTGCGTCCAGAGTCATCCATTGCCCTCATTTTATTTTTAGGAATTTCTTTTTTAATATCTGAGAACAAAGTCAGTTTATTTAAAAGATTAATTCCTTATATTTTATTATGTATGGGATTACAAATATTGTTCTTTCTCTGGAACCACGATGTATATGGACATTTCCTTGGTATGAGAGGTTTGAACACCGTCACAGATATGGAGTCGGGAAATTTACAGAGGGATCTCGGTCGGGAATGGATTGCCGATCTCTGGGGTAATGAGTTTAAGATCGGAATTTTTAAAGGTTATCCAATCTTAATTTTGGCAACTCTTTCGTTATGGTGGGAAAGGAAATCACCAATATTTCCATTTCTTATTTCTGGAACCATATTCATTCTTTTGTTGCCTATTATTTCTCCTTACCGCGCGGGTGTTGATATTTTTGGGATGCGATATTTTGAAAGTGGTGTTTATCTTTTAATGGTCGGAACTTTTCTCTCTTTTGGGAAAAGGCAGTTTAAAATCCCTGTTTATCTTCTTTTTTTGCCTTTGGTATATTTTTCATATAAGTCGGATACAAGGGCGATCAAACAATGGTCGTCTTCGGCAAAATTATACCATCAAGTAATGGAGCAGATTGATAATCTCAAACCAGATCTAATCGTTCAACGTGGTCTTTCCATCTCTTATTTAGTCGGTTATAGTTACGTTAAATACCCTCAGCTTGCGGTATATTCCAATGAAGATTGGTTGAAAGTAGAGAATCAGTTACAGAACAAAGATAATCGAATTCTGTACTTAGAGTGGGAAGGAAATCAATTGGTAAATGCCGAATTTCCTACTGCGATTTGGAAGGAAAAGTTTGATATCAATTTTAAGTTAAAACCTGTGAAATATAAAATTCAATCTGAATTTACCTTGGCACATTTCAAAGGGTTTCTTTTAGAAAAGAAGTAA